In one Streptomyces sp. NBC_00597 genomic region, the following are encoded:
- a CDS encoding three-helix bundle dimerization domain-containing protein: MSILNMVARLRAAYASVDAVTVEATVREAYESFHHAKVRTYIPILVERQARKILNAAYRTAPGHAVDGEPTCQEPDAATPRRPGEP; the protein is encoded by the coding sequence GTGTCCATCCTGAACATGGTGGCGCGACTGAGGGCTGCCTACGCCTCGGTCGACGCGGTCACCGTCGAGGCCACGGTCAGGGAAGCGTACGAATCGTTCCACCATGCCAAGGTCAGGACATACATCCCGATCCTGGTCGAACGCCAGGCGCGGAAGATTCTCAATGCCGCCTACCGCACCGCTCCAGGCCACGCGGTCGACGGCGAGCCGACCTGCCAGGAGCCGGACGCTGCCACGCCCCGACGACCCGGGGAGCCGTGA
- a CDS encoding amino acid permease — MPTRTAYGNTLGFLSAWSYWITAWAGNAAIAVGWVLYVEVFLNKGHNRFVSVLLVLVGLWLPALVNLAGARQMGLVQVVTTVLKFAALAFMATVGLFFVHGANYSPANISGESTAAAIGGGMPIGLFRYLGVETVAVAAGKVRDPDRNIPRPTVIGTLATAVVYVLSLVAVFGILPAQQLKNSTAPFSDAANAIFGGSWAGNIMAVAVIVSGLGALSVWTMICAEMPLAAAQDGLLPARFKQLSAKGVPAFGVVTSTALASVAVIVNYSGSGGTTAFTTLVLMTGITAAIPYALSAGAQIKWRLADRRQLQGARFAATW; from the coding sequence ATGCCTACGCGCACGGCGTACGGCAACACCCTCGGATTCCTCAGTGCGTGGTCGTACTGGATCACCGCTTGGGCGGGCAACGCGGCGATCGCGGTCGGCTGGGTGCTGTACGTCGAGGTGTTCCTGAACAAAGGGCACAACCGGTTCGTCTCGGTCCTGCTGGTTCTGGTCGGGCTGTGGCTGCCCGCGTTGGTGAACCTCGCCGGGGCGCGGCAGATGGGCCTGGTCCAGGTGGTCACCACGGTGCTGAAGTTCGCGGCGCTGGCGTTCATGGCGACCGTCGGGCTGTTCTTCGTGCACGGGGCGAATTACAGCCCGGCGAATATCAGCGGCGAGAGCACGGCGGCGGCGATCGGCGGCGGCATGCCGATCGGCCTGTTCAGATACCTCGGGGTGGAGACCGTGGCGGTGGCCGCGGGCAAGGTGCGCGACCCGGACCGCAACATTCCACGCCCCACCGTGATCGGGACGCTGGCCACGGCCGTGGTGTACGTGCTCTCCCTGGTCGCGGTGTTCGGAATCCTGCCGGCCCAGCAGCTGAAGAATTCCACCGCGCCGTTCTCGGACGCCGCCAATGCGATCTTCGGCGGGAGCTGGGCCGGGAACATCATGGCCGTCGCCGTGATCGTCTCCGGGCTCGGCGCGTTGAGCGTCTGGACGATGATCTGCGCGGAGATGCCGCTCGCGGCGGCGCAGGACGGGCTGCTGCCCGCGCGGTTCAAGCAGCTGTCCGCCAAGGGCGTGCCGGCGTTCGGAGTGGTCACCTCGACCGCGCTGGCGTCCGTCGCGGTGATCGTGAACTACTCCGGGTCCGGCGGCACCACGGCGTTCACCACGCTGGTGCTGATGACGGGCATCACGGCCGCCATCCCCTACGCACTGTCCGCCGGAGCGCAGATCAAGTGGCGGCTGGCAGACCGGCGGCAACTACAGGGCGCCCGCTTCGCCGCGACATGGTGA